The genome window CCCCCGACGCCGACCTCCTCTTCTACGAGGAGGGGACATCGGCCCTGCACCAGAACCACATCCTGGCGCACGAGGTCAGCCACATCATCTGCGACCATCCCGGCACCCTGGAGCTGGACGCCGACGCCTTCCACGCCCTCGGCTTCAACCCCACGCTGGTCCAGCGGATGAACGGACGTACGAGCTATTCCACGGACGACGAGCGCGAGGCCGAGATGATGGCCACCGTCATCCGCCAGCACATCTACCGAGGACGTGAACTGCCTCCCCGTGAGCCCGAGAAGGGCGCCGAGCGCTGGGAGGCCCTGTTCGCCAAACCCATCAGGAAGGGCCGTCGGCGCCGATGATCGACCTCTTGTTCGCGGGCGTGGCCGTCGTGCTGCTCCTGGCCGCCGGATACTGGGTCCGCGGACGCGGCGGCCACCGGCCCACCGGCACCTGGGCCATGGCCGGGCTGCTCGTGTCGTTCGCTCTCGCCTTCGGCTCGTACGTCTCCGTCGTGGAGAACGCCGTCGAGAGCGTCGTCCCCGAGGTCGGGCGCCTGCTCAGCAATTCGTTCACGCTGGCCGCCGCGACCTCCGTGCTGGCGTTCATGCTCCAGCTCGATCTGGAACCGGCCGAGGCCGCCCGGC of Streptomyces phaeolivaceus contains these proteins:
- a CDS encoding regulator component, with the translated sequence MDLERLRRACEARVDALRLPHRFNTRDLCDAVAQMRGRPIVLRPLSTLGAIDAPCGIRLETPDADLLFYEEGTSALHQNHILAHEVSHIICDHPGTLELDADAFHALGFNPTLVQRMNGRTSYSTDDEREAEMMATVIRQHIYRGRELPPREPEKGAERWEALFAKPIRKGRRRR